A genomic segment from Deltaproteobacteria bacterium encodes:
- the coaE gene encoding dephospho-CoA kinase (Dephospho-CoA kinase (CoaE) performs the final step in coenzyme A biosynthesis.), with the protein MARVIGLTGGIATGKSTVSRILSDRAALVDADRLAREIVEPGQEAWREIVELFGREALREDETLDRAYLRGIIFKEPALRRRLEEITHPRIRALARQRIVDRSRDHDFVIYDAPLLFEAKIHHWLRPVLLVACSRETQEQRLRQRDGLTEADVARHLKAQMSMEEKRALADFVVENDGTLAELERRVARAWQAVLATSPARYIFLLTDPPESDHPPE; encoded by the coding sequence ATGGCCAGAGTCATCGGACTGACCGGCGGCATCGCCACCGGCAAGAGCACGGTTTCGCGGATCCTGAGCGATCGCGCCGCCCTCGTCGACGCCGACCGGCTGGCGCGCGAGATCGTCGAGCCCGGCCAGGAAGCCTGGCGCGAGATCGTCGAGCTGTTCGGCCGCGAGGCGCTGCGCGAGGACGAGACCCTGGACCGGGCGTATCTGCGGGGCATCATCTTCAAGGAACCCGCCTTGCGCCGGCGTCTGGAGGAGATCACCCACCCGCGAATCCGCGCCCTGGCCAGACAGCGCATCGTGGACCGATCGCGCGACCATGACTTCGTGATCTACGATGCGCCGCTTCTGTTCGAGGCCAAGATCCATCACTGGCTCCGTCCGGTCCTGTTGGTGGCGTGCTCGCGCGAGACCCAGGAGCAACGGCTGCGCCAGCGCGACGGGCTCACCGAGGCCGATGTCGCGAGGCACCTGAAGGCGCAAATGTCCATGGAGGAGAAACGCGCGCTGGCCGACTTCGTCGTCGAGAACGACGGCACCCTGGCGGAGCTCGAACGGCGCGTTGCGCGGGCCTGGCAAGCCGTCCTGGCTACTTCGCCCGCTCGATATATTTTCCTTCTGACGGATCCACCCGAATCCGATCACCCACCTGAATGA